The following are from one region of the Silurus meridionalis isolate SWU-2019-XX chromosome 25, ASM1480568v1, whole genome shotgun sequence genome:
- the LOC124379216 gene encoding spectrin family protein isoform X3, with protein MSAISPTDFDSVEIQQQYNDINNRWELAAEAEWDNENSSARLFERSRIKALADEREAVQKKTFTKWVNSHLGRVTCRISDLYTDLRDGRMLIRLLEVLSSEQLPKPTKGRMRIHCLENVDKALQFLKEQKVHLENMGSHDIVDGNHRLTLGLIWTIILRFQIQDISVETEDNKEKKSAKDALLLWCQMKTAGYPNVNVHNFTTSWRDGLAFNAIVHKHRPDLIEFDTLKRSNAHYNLQNAFNIAEKEMGLTKLLDPEDVNVDQPDEKSIITYVATYYHYFSKMKALAVEGKRIGKVLDYAIEADQLIEKYETLASELLQWIEQTIGTLNDRQLANSLNGVQNQLQAFNTYRTVEKPPKFTEKGNLEVLLFTIQSKMRANNQKVYMPREGKLISDINKAWERLEKAEHERELALRNELIRQEKLEMLAARFDRKAAMRETWLSENQRLVSQDNFGYDLGAVEAATRKHEAIETDIGAYGERVAAVEAVAHELEAESYHDVRRVLARRDNVLRLWEYLKELLAARRERLAAHRDLQRLLQEMRHIMDWMEDMKGRLQSQDSGKHLHDVDDLLQKHTLVEADISAQAERIRGVQAAANRFTSEEMIYKPCEPALVEEKVELLGQAYDELGRLAAERRRQLEESRRLWQLLWELGEEAAWMREQEQIMATEECGKDLTSALLLLSKHEAFRDEMAARYCPLGNSIASGEQLVKEGHCGAPEITERIKEIKAQWARLEEASRLREQRLKESVAFHQFQTDANDMEVWLQEAFRQVSSQEVGHDEYSTQTLARKQKEVEEEIQSHRSLIDSLHEQAQSLPSEYDQSPQVEGRLPAIEQRYEELKSLSSARRNALEGALALYRMFSEADACQLWIGEKEQWLLTMEIPSKLEDLEVVQQRFETLEPEMNNIGSRIADVNQVAEQLLKSDNCNKEQINQTQDQLNNRWHEFQRLADERKQALESALNLQNYHLECNELKSWMKEKTKVIESTQGLGNDLAGVMALQRKLTGMEKDLEAIQGKLGAQRAESEKLASEHPEQAEEIQAGLADMEEVWEELCSTMKKREEGLGEASKLQGFLRHLDDFQAWLSRTQTAVASEDTPTSLAEAEQLLGQHEAIKNEIDNYRDDYERIKATGAEVTQGQTDAQHMFLAQRLQALDTGWQDLRRMWESRQCVLAQAFDFQTFLRDAKQAESFLNSQEYVLSHTEMPSSLQGALEAIKKHEDFLTTMEASDEKINGVVESGRRLVSDGNANGDKIQEKADSIEERHQKNKQAANELLGKLKDNRELQHFLQDGQELTLWINEKMLTAQDMTYDEARNLHSKWQKHQAFMAELASNKDWLDKIDKEGQALVKEKPELEEIVSETLLELQKQWELLETTTQTKAQCLFDANRAELFTQSCSALDTWLQNLSSQLQSDDFGKDLTSVNIMLKKHQMLEHQMDVREKEVQALQSQALALSQEDAGIVELDGQQRRVTDTFSQLQEPLNRRRKHLLASKEAHQFNRDLEDEILWVKERMPLATSTDHGKDLPSVQLLIKKNQTLQKEIQGHQPRIDDLQTHGRNMAPGPESEVDGERQAALEERLKELGELWAWLISETEQRHTRLLEAHRAQQFYADAAEAEAWMGEQELHMMSEEKAKDEQSALVMVKKHQILEQALEDYAQTIHQLANSSRLMVDGEHPESERIALRQAQVDKLYAGLKDLAEERRGKLQERLRLTQLKREVDDLEQWIAEREVVAGSHELGQDYEHVTMLRDRFREFARDTSAIGQERVDAVNAQADALIESGHPENASVAEWKDGLNEAWADLLELMDTRTQMLAASYELQRFQQDAREALARVRNKREALNSADLGRDLNTVQHLHRQHTTYEHDVHALSGQVTQVQDDASRLQKAYAGEKADDIHRHERAVTEAWEGLLAATQDRRLLLLDTVEKFRFFNMVRDLMLWMDGINLQIQSHDSPRDVSSAGLVIANHQDIKAEIEARSGSFTACTDMGHALINNNHYASDEIREKLEQLQEKRDEITQKWQDKMDHLQIVLEVLQFSRDASVAESWLAGQEPLVRAAELGCNVDEVESLIKRHEAFEKLAAGWEERFTLLEKLTTLEEQEIQRRKEEEEKARRPPTPPPAEEVVQSEAEYESGARTSLDQTTLNQSVSVNGVHSDQDTSQGSEADSVNGPGQDSGLDTASRHEPSGTLPSRVEASAEAMEGLLCRKQEMESQGKKAANRSWQNVYCVLRKGSLGFYKDNKSASNGIPYHGEVPISLGEATCEVAHDYKKRKHVFKLKLGDGKEFLFQAKDEAEMSSWISAIHSSMAASNADIDLSPGPPLTRAMTMPPMSPMSPNEGEGGGVTMRNKEGKEKDREKRFSFFGKKK; from the exons ATGAGCGAGAAGCTGTACAGAAGAAGACCTTCACCAAATGGGTGAACTCTCACCTGGGTCGTGTGACGTGCCGGATCAGCGACCTGTACACAGACCTGCGCGATGGACGAATGCTCATCCGCCTGTTGGAGGTGCTCTCCTCCGAACAACTG CCCAAGCCCACTAAAGGTCGGATGAGAATCCACTGTCTGGAGAATGTGGATAAAGCTCTGCAGTTCCTCAAGGAGCAGAAGGTCCATCTGGAGAACATGGGCTCTCACGATATTGTTGATGGTAACCACCGCCTCACACTCGGCCTCATCTGGACCATCATCCTGCGCTTCCAG attCAGGACATCAGCGTGGAGACAGAGGACAACAAGGAGAAGAAATCCGCCAAAGACGCCTTACTGCTGTGGTGCCAGATGAAGACAGCAGG GTACCCGAATGTCAATGTGCACAATTTCACCACCAGCTGGAGAGACGGCCTGGCGTTCAACGCCATCGTGCACAAACACAG GCCGGACCTGATCGAGTTCGACACGCTGAAGCGATCTAACGCTCACTACAACCTGCAGAACGCCTTCAACATCGCAGAGAAGGAGATGGGGCTTACCAAACTGCTGGATCCTGAgg atgtgaacGTGGATCAGCCGGATGAGAAGTCAATCATCACTTACGTGGCCACGTATTACCACTACTTCAGCAAGATGAAGGCACTTGCCGTGGAGGGCAAACGTATtggcaag gtgctggATTACGCGATCGAGGCGGACCAGCTGATCGAGAAGTACGAAACGTTGGCCTCAGAGCTTCTGCAGTGGATCGAGCAGACCATCGGCACGCTCAACGACCGGCAGCTCGCCAACTCGCTGAACGGCGTGCAGAACCAGCTGCAGGCCTTCAATACCTACCGTACTGTGGAGAAACCACCcaa GTTCACAGAGAAGGGGAATTTGGAGGTTCTCCTGTTCACCATCCAGAGCAAAATGAGGGCCAACAACCAGAAAGTCTACATGCCTCGAGAGGGAAAACTCATTTCTGACATCAACAAG GCATGGGAACGTCTGGAGAAGGCAGAGCATGAGCGCGAGCTGGCTCTGAGGAACGAGCTGATCCGGCAGGAGAAGCTAGAGATGCTGGCGGCGCGCTTCGACCGCAAAGCCGCCATGAgggagacgtggctcagcgagAACCAGCGGCTTGTCTCGCAG GACAACTTCGGTTACGACTTGGGCGCAGTGGAAGCGGCGACACGCAAGCACGAGGCCATCGAGACGGACATCGGGGCTTATGGTGAGCGAGTGGCTGCCGTGGAAGCCGTGGCCCACGAGCTCGAAGCCGAGTCATACCACGACGTGCGGCGCGTCCTGGCGCGCCGGGACAACGTGCTACGCCTGTGGGAGtacctgaaggagctgctcgcTGCCAGACGCGAACGACTCGCAGCACATCGCGACCTGCAGAGGCTTCTGCAGGAAATGAGACACATTATGGACTGGATGGAGGACATGAAG GGTCGTCTGCAGTCCCAAGACAGCGGGAAACACCTTCACGACGTGGACGACTTgcttcagaaacacacactggtGGAGGCTGACATCTCAGCGCAGGCGGAAAGGATCCGGGGAGTGCAGGCCGCAGCGAATCGCTTCACCTCAGAAGAGATGA TCTATAAGCCGTGCGAGCCGGCGCTGGTGGAGGAGAAGGTGGAGCTCCTGGGCCAGGCGTATGATGAGCTGGGCAGGCTGGCAGCCGAGCGAAGGAGACAGCTGGAGGAGTCGCGGCGCCTCTGGCAGCTGCTGTGGGAGCTCGGGGAGGAGGCAGCATGGATGCGTGAACAGGAGCAGATCATGGCGACAGAGGAGTGCGGGAAGGACCTAACCTCTGCCCTGCTGCTCCTCTCGAAGCACGAGGCATTCCGGGATGAGATGGCTGCCCGGTACTGCCCGCTGGGGAACAGCATCGCATCTGGGGAACAGCTGGTAAAGGAGGGGCACTGTGGGGCACCTGAGATAACGGAGAGGATCAAAGAGATCAAAGCTCAGTGGGCCCGACTAGAGGAG GCATCTCGTTTGCGAGAGCAGCGTCTGAAGGAGTCTGTAGCTTTCCATCAGTTTCAGACCGATGCCAACGACATGGAGGTCTGGCTCCAGGAGGCTTTTAGACAG GTGTCCAGCCAGGAGGTCGGCCACGATGAGTATTCAACACAGACATTGGCACGAAAGCAGAAGGAGGTAGAGGAGGAGATCCAGAGCCATCGCTCTCTCATCGATTCACTCCATGAGCAGGCTCAGTCACTGCCTTCAGAATACGACCAGTCTCCACAG GTGGAGGGTCGTCTCCCTGCCATAGAGCAGCGCTATGAGGAGTTAAAATCTCTGTCCTCAGCACGGCGCAACGCCCTGGAGGGGGCTCTGGCTTTGTACCGGATGTTCAGCGAGGCCGACGCCTGCCAGCTGTGGATCGGAGAGAAGGAGCAGTGGCTCCTCACCATGGAGATCCCCTCCAAACTCGAAGACCTGGAGGTGGTCCAGCAAAG GTTCGAGACTCTAGAGCCGGAGATGAATAATATTGGCTCTCGCATCGCAGACGTCAATCAGGTCGCCGAGCAGCTGCTCAAATCCGACAACTGCAACAAGGAACAAATTAACCAGACTCAGGACCAACTAAATAACAG gTGGCATGAGTTCCAGCGCCTGGCAGATGAGAGGAAGCAGGCTCTGGAATCAGCCCTTAACCTTCAGAACTACCATTTGGAGTGTAATGAGCTCAAGAGCTGGATGAAGGAGAAGACAAAAGTGATAGAGTCCACTCAGGGTCTCGGTAATGACCTGGCCGGGGTCATGGCCCTACAGCGCAAGCTCACCGGAATGGAGAAAGACCTGGAGGCCATACAG GGAAAGCTGGGTGCTCAGCGAGCCGAGTCCGAGAAGCTGGCATCCGAGCACCCCGAGCAGGCCGAGGAGATTCAAGCAGGGCTGGCTGACATGGAGGAGGTGTGGGAGGAGCTGTGCAGCACCATGAAGAAGCGCGAAGAGGGTCTGGGTGAGGCCTCCAAGCTGCAGGGCTTCCTGCGTCACCTCGATGACTTCCAGGCCTGGCTCTCTCGCACCCAGACCGCTGTAGCCTCCGAGGACACACCCACCTCGCTCGCCGAAGCAGAGCAGCTCCTGGGTCAGCACGAAGCCATCAAGAATGAGATAGACAACTACCGCGATGACTACGAGAGGATCAAGGCCACTGGGGCAGAA GTGACTCAGGGCCAGACGGACGCTCAGCACATGTTCCTGGCTCAGCGGTTGCAGGCTCTAGACACGGGCTGGCAGGATCTACGCAGGATGTGGGAGAGCAGACAGTGCGTGCTGGCCCAAGCCTTCGACTTTCAGACCTTCCTCAGAGACGCCAAGCAGGCTGAGAGCTTCCTCAACAGCCAG gagTATGTTTTATCGCATACTGAGATGCCATCGAGTTTGCAAGGGGCACTGGAGGCCATCAAGAAGCATGAGGACTTCCTCACCACCATGGAGGCCAGCGATGAAAAGATCAACGGCGTGGTGGAGTCGGGGCGGCGCCTCGTGTCCGACGGGAATGCCAACGGCGACAAGATCCAGGAGAAAGCAGACTCCATTGAGGAGAG GCATCAGAAGAACAAACAGGCCGCAAATGAGCTGCTGGGTAAACTTAAGGATAACAGAGAGCTACAGCACTTCCTCCAGGATGGGCAGGag CTAACTCTGTGGATAAATGAGAAGATGTTGACAGCTCAGGACATGACATACGATGAGGCCAGGAACCTGCACAGCAAGTGGCAGAAGCACCAGGCCTTCATGGCTGAGCTGGCCTCCAACAAGGACTGGCTGGACAAAATCGATAAG gAGGGTCAGGCTTTAGTAAAGGAGAAGCCCGAGCTAGAGGAGATCGTGTCTGAGACCCTGCTTGAGCTTCAGAAGCAGTGGGAATTGTTGGAGACCACCACGCAGACCAAAGCGCAGTGTCTGTTTGACGCTAACCGCGCCGAGCTGTTCACCCAGAGCTGCTCGGCTCTAGACACGTGGCTGCAGAACCTCTCCTCACAGCTGCAGAGCGATGACTTCGGCAAGGACCTGACCAGCGTCAACATCATGCTCAAGAAACACCAG ATGCTGGAGCATCAGATGGACGTACGGGAGAAGGAGGTTCAGGCTCTGCAGTCACAAGCCCTGGCCCTGTCACAGGAGGACGCAGGCATCGTGGAGTTGGACGGCCAGCAGAGGAGAGTAACAGACACCTTTTCTCAGCTCCAGGAGCCTCTCAATCGGAGAAGAAAACACCTGCTTGCATCTAAAGAGGCCCACCAGTTCAACCGAGACTTGGAGGACGAGATA CTGTGGGTGAAAGAGAGAATGCCACTGGCTACCTCCACAGATCACGGCAAAGACCTGCCCAGCGTTCAGCTGCTCATCAAAAAGAACCAG ACCCTGCAAAAGGAGATCCAGGGCCATCAGCCTCGCATTGACGATCTGCAGACCCACGGACGTAACATGGCCCCCGGGCCGGAGTCAGAGGTGGATGGAGAGCGGCAGGCGGCGCTTGAGGAGCGTCTGAAGGAGCTCGGGGAGTTGTGGGCGTGGCTTATTTCCGAGACGGAGCAGAGACACACACGCCTCCTGGAGGCCCATCGAGCTCAGCAGTTTTATGCCGACGCTGCCGAGGCTGAGGCCTGGATGGGAGAGCAGGAGCTGCACATGATGTCCGAAGAGAAggccaag GATGAACAAAGCGCTCTGGTCATGGTGAAGAAGCACCAGATCTTGGAGCAGGCGCTGGAGGATTACGCTCAGACCATTCACCAGCTGGCCAATAGCAGCAGACTCATGGTGGATGGTGAACATCCTGAGAG TGAGCGGATCGCGCTGAGGCAAGCTCAGGTGGACAAGCTGTACGCCGGACTGAAAGACCTGGCCGAGGAGAGGAGGGGGAAACTGCAGGAGAGACTGCGTCTCACGCAGCTGAAGCGAGAAGTTGATGACCTGGAGCAGTGGATCGCCGAGAGGGAGGTGGTCGCCGGATCGCACGAGCTAGGCCAGGACTATGAGCACGTCACa ATGCTGCGAGATCGTTTCCGGGAGTTCGCGCGGGACACGAGCGCGATCGGACAGGAGCGCGTGGATGCCGTGAACGCCCAGGCGGACGCTCTGATCGAGTCCGGTCACCCGGAGAATGCCAGCGTGGCCGAGTGGAAGGACGGCCTGAACGAGGCCTGGGCTGACCTGCTGGAGCTCATGGACACGCGCACGCAGATGCTGGCCGCGTCGTACGAGCTGCAGCGCTTCCAGCAGGATGCTCGCGAGGCGCTGGCGCGTGTCCGCAACAAAAGAGAGGCACTGAACTCTGCCGATCTGGGCCGCGACCTCAACACCGTGCAGCACCTCCACCGGCAGCATACGACCTACGAGCACGACGTGCATGCTCTCAGCGGACAG GTCACTCAGGTGCAGGACGACGCCTCGCGTCTGCAGAAAGCGTACGCAGGAGAAAAGGCAGACGACATCCATCGCCACGAACGCGCTGTCACCGAGGCGTGGGAGGGGCTTCTGGCTGCCACTCAAGACAGGCGGCTGCTGCTATTGGACACGGTGGAGAAGTTCCGTTTCTTTAACATGGTCCGAGATCTGATGCTGTGGATGGACGGCATTAACTTGCAGATACAGTCTCATGACAGCcccag GGACGTGTCGTCGGCCGGACTCGTCATTGCCAATCACCAGGACATTAAAGCAGAGATCGAGGCCAGATCTGGCAGCTTCACCGCCTGCACTGACATGGGACATGCCCTCATCAACAACAACCATTACGCTTCAGACGAg ATCCGAGAGAAACTGGAGCAGCTTCAGGAAAAGAGAGATGAAATCACTCAGAAGTGGCAGGACAAAATGGACCACCTGCAGATTG TTCTTGAGGTGCTGCAGTTCAGCAGGGACGCCTCGGTAGCAGAGTCCTGGTTGGCTGGTCAGGAGCCTCTGGTGCGTGCGGCTGAACTCGGCTGCAACGTGGACGAGGTGGAAAGTCTCATCAAACGCCACGAAGCCTTCGAGAAGCTCGCTGCTGGCTGGGAGGAACGTTTCACTCTGCTGGAGAAGCTCAccacg CTTGAGGAACAAGAGATtcagagaaggaaggaagaagaggagaaagcCCGAAGACCTCCTACACCTCCCCCCGCTGAGGAAGTGGTACAGTCCGAGGCTGAATATGAGTCCGGAGCAAG GACAAGTTTGGACCAGACCACATTGAACCAATCAGTGTCTGTTAACGGCGTGCACAGTGACCAGGACACGTCACAG GGCTCTGAGGCGGATTCGGTGAACGGTCCCGGTCAGGACAGCGGGTTGGACACGGCGTCTCGACACGAGCCCTCCGGTACGCTGCCTAGCCGAGTCGAGGCGTCTGCTGAGGCCATGGAAGGACTGCTGTGCAGGAAGCAGGAAATGGAAAGCCAGGGCAAGAAAGCAGCCAACAG ATCGTGGCAGAACGTGTACTGCGTGCTGAGGAAGGGGAGTCTGGGCTTCTACAAGGACAACAAGAGCGCGTCGAACGGCATCCCCTACCACGGAGAAGTTCCCATCAGCCTCGGCGAGGCCACCTGTGAGGTCGCTCACGACTACAAGAAGAGAAAACACGTCTTCAAGTTGAA GTTGGGAGATGGAAAGGAGTTCCTGTTCCAAGCCAAGGATGAA gcgGAGATGAGTTCCTGGATCAGTGCGATTCACTCCTCCATGGCAGCGAGTAATGCTGACATTGACCTCTCCCCGGGTCCGCCCCTGACCCGCGCCATGACGATGCCCCCGATGTCCCCGATGTCCCCGAACGAGGGTGAGGGCGGAGGCGTGACCATGCGCAACAAAGAAggcaaagagaaagacagagagaaacgcTTCAGCTTCTTCGGCAAGAAGAAGTAA